ACTAAAGAAGATTTATTAAAATACCTAAATGATTTATTAAAAAAAGATTCGATTGAATTGTATGTTGGGAAACGAGTTTCCTCTATTCAATCAGAAGGTTCTTTATACATAGTTAAAACAGAATCAGGAGATTCTTATCTCACTAACTCCGTAGTGATTGCGATTGGAAAATCGGGAGATCCTAAACGATTGGGTGTAAGAGGTGAATCTAACCCCAATGTGTTCTATCGTTTTTTTGATCCTAAAGATACTAAGGACAAATCGGTTGTGATTGTCGGAGGTGGAGACAGCGCTGTTGAAGCTGCCATTCTATGTTCTGATTTTGCAAATGAAGTATCTTTGGTTCATCGAGGAAAAGAATTTTCAAGACCAAAAGAACAAAATAAAATCCTACTAGAGGAAAAAATCAAGGAAGGGAAAATCAAACTCCTTCAGGAATCAGAAATAACGGAAATTTCGGAACAGAATGTTTTTATAAAATCACCTGTATCATCTAGCAAACGTAAGGCTGATTTGGTTTATGTTCTTATTGGAAATTTGGCACCTATTTCGTTTCTTAAAAAAATCGGAATCAAAATTCAGAATGAAAAATCGATTTCAGATTGGGTCGGTTTTTTTACTCTTTTTTCCTTCGCTGGGCTCGCCTATTTGGGAAAAGCTTCTTTTTATGGCCCTGGTTGGTTCTCTCTCTTGGCTACTGGTTTTTCTGGTTTAACAATCGTTAGTTTGTTGTTATTTATTTTTTTGAAATGGGGAAAGAGAAAACAGGTTTTCCAACCATGGATATTGATTCGTAATACTTATCTTTTGGCACTTTTTTTCTATTTTCTTTTTGTTTATTTGTCCGCAACTTATTTTGGTTATACCTTATTTGGAAAGTATCCTTCTTTCCATTATACGATGTTATATTCTTTAACCATTTTGGTATTTGGAATCAGAAGGATTATGGTTCGCAAAACAAAGTATATACTCTATCAAACTCTCAGTTTGATTTTTGTACAAATTTTCTTTTTGTTTCTTTTGCCAGAACTCATTTTGCCTGAACTTGGAGATCTTGGATATTTAGGGAGTCCAGATGGATTTGTTCGTCGGGAAATTTTTCCAAATGATGCCTATTGGAAAGCCTATGGATTCATTTTGGCTTGGCCTCTCAGTATGGGTGTTTTGTATGATGGTGGGATCACCAATTTCTGGTTAGGTTATGGGATTCTGTTTAGTTTTGGGTTAATTCCTTTTTTGGTATATCGTTATGGAAAGGGAGCTTATTGCGGATGGATTTGTTCTTGTGGTGGCCTTGCTGAAACTTTAGGTGATGAACATAGACAAAAAATGCCACACGGGAAGTGGGCTTACAAATTAGAACATTCGGGTCAATACATTCTTTTTGTCGCCTTTATCCTGACTGCCTTAAAATTAGTGGGGGTCTATGGGAAAACAATTCATCCAGGATTTGAAATGGGTGAATTTATCGCAGATTCAATCAAATGGATTTATGATCTGGTAGTTGATATTGGACTTGCAGGTATTGTTGGCGTTGGGTTTTATTTTTTATTTTCTGGAAGAATATGGTGCCGGATGTTTTGTCCGCTTGCATCGCTTATGCATATCTATGCTAAGTTTAGTAGGTTCCGTATTTTCTCTGAGAAGAAAAAATGTATTTCTTGTAATATTTGTACAAAAAATTGCCATCAAGGAATTGATGTAATGGGTTATGCTAGTCGAGGAATTCCATTAGATAGCGTACAATGTGTACGTTGTTCGGCTTGTGTTTCTTTATGTCCTACTGATGTTTTGGAATTTGGGCAATTGTTGCCTACTGGCATTTTGTATGATAGCATTCCTGCTAAATTAGAAAAGTAGTGTCTACTTTAAGGGAAGATATTGAATCACTTTATTGGGAGGGCGTAAATGTTGCGACTCCCAAATATCTTGCCGCTCCATTCTGGAAGGAACATCCTGAACTAAGGAATCTTTTCACAAATCCAAAAAAGAAAAATTATGTTTTTGCTTTAGGGAAAGCGGCTTATGCAATGGCTTTGTCTTTCCAAGAGTATTTTCCAGTAGATCGTGGATTTATCCTCACCAAATACAATCACCTTCCTGAAGAAGTTAGATCAAAAGGCCAAATGGGTGTTTGGAAATGTAGAGAATCCGCACATCCACTTCCGGATTCCAATTCAGAAAAATTCTCTCGTGAAGTTTTAATAGATCTTAAAAAACTTGGTGAAGACCACCAACTGATTGTTTTGTTGTCCGGTGGTGGTTCTAGTTTATTTGAAATTCCTTTACCAGGATATACAATAGAAGAAATCATTCAATTCAACCAGGGCTTACTCAAACAAGGACTTCCGATTCAGGATATGAATCTTAAAAGAATGGAGTTGTCTTCGGTAAAGGCAGGTAAGTTACTCAAACAATTAGATCCTAATTTAAAAGTATTTACCTTTGTTATCTCTGATGTATTGGGCGATGATCCTCGGATTATCTCTTCAGGCCCAAGTTATCCTGGAAGCGAATACTATATCATGGGGAATCTATCTTCCTCTATTGCAGCTATTGGAAAAAAGGCCATTCGTTTGGGTTATGAAGTAAAAACAATTTCTGATTCTTGGGATTTGTCGAGTGAGGAAACCGCCAAACGGATGGTAGTTGAATTAACGAATGCTATAAAGAATCCAAACAAACAAATGATTCTACTGGGAGGAGAGTTGGTTTGCCCGGTAAATGGAGATGGACTTGGGGGTCGTAACCAAGAAACGGCCCTTCGTCTGGC
This genomic stretch from Leptospira congkakensis harbors:
- a CDS encoding NAD(P)-binding domain-containing protein; translation: MWPSSYFSWLTKSVPTGGVEIYPEISDSYETNLPNIFVIGDLTGVPLLKLAAESGVNVWKHIRENKTDCLDVVIIGSGPAGLSCAYEASRLQKKYVVLEANLPFQTIHSYPKQKPIFAEPKQTETKSKIKIFDSTKEDLLKYLNDLLKKDSIELYVGKRVSSIQSEGSLYIVKTESGDSYLTNSVVIAIGKSGDPKRLGVRGESNPNVFYRFFDPKDTKDKSVVIVGGGDSAVEAAILCSDFANEVSLVHRGKEFSRPKEQNKILLEEKIKEGKIKLLQESEITEISEQNVFIKSPVSSSKRKADLVYVLIGNLAPISFLKKIGIKIQNEKSISDWVGFFTLFSFAGLAYLGKASFYGPGWFSLLATGFSGLTIVSLLLFIFLKWGKRKQVFQPWILIRNTYLLALFFYFLFVYLSATYFGYTLFGKYPSFHYTMLYSLTILVFGIRRIMVRKTKYILYQTLSLIFVQIFFLFLLPELILPELGDLGYLGSPDGFVRREIFPNDAYWKAYGFILAWPLSMGVLYDGGITNFWLGYGILFSFGLIPFLVYRYGKGAYCGWICSCGGLAETLGDEHRQKMPHGKWAYKLEHSGQYILFVAFILTALKLVGVYGKTIHPGFEMGEFIADSIKWIYDLVVDIGLAGIVGVGFYFLFSGRIWCRMFCPLASLMHIYAKFSRFRIFSEKKKCISCNICTKNCHQGIDVMGYASRGIPLDSVQCVRCSACVSLCPTDVLEFGQLLPTGILYDSIPAKLEK
- a CDS encoding glycerate kinase type-2 family protein, whose product is MSTLREDIESLYWEGVNVATPKYLAAPFWKEHPELRNLFTNPKKKNYVFALGKAAYAMALSFQEYFPVDRGFILTKYNHLPEEVRSKGQMGVWKCRESAHPLPDSNSEKFSREVLIDLKKLGEDHQLIVLLSGGGSSLFEIPLPGYTIEEIIQFNQGLLKQGLPIQDMNLKRMELSSVKAGKLLKQLDPNLKVFTFVISDVLGDDPRIISSGPSYPGSEYYIMGNLSSSIAAIGKKAIRLGYEVKTISDSWDLSSEETAKRMVVELTNAIKNPNKQMILLGGELVCPVNGDGLGGRNQETALRLAIQTESMFSGRNWIFLSAGTDGTDGPTDAAGGIVSSESLRMMKEKGWDPQAELNRSNSYPILKDSQSLLFTGPTGTNVNDIVILLLAEGNP